A window of the Harmonia axyridis chromosome 5, icHarAxyr1.1, whole genome shotgun sequence genome harbors these coding sequences:
- the LOC123681032 gene encoding uncharacterized protein LOC123681032, translated as MLKSVINIREDIDISKFPKLLAFLKRRNEGFKPKKSRILTSEQVDQFLREAPDDKYLMLKVALILGVAGACRGKELVDLEIDDVRDLGDSFLIAIRNTKNKIDRNFVIKNSENSAISFVAIFRKYVALRKTGTPHSKFFVQYINKECTTRVVGKNMFGTFPRQIAAFLKLENATSYTGHCFRRTSASLLADSGATIDVLKRHGGWKSSNVAEGYIESSIKNKQKISDKIFGQVADSSTIVMSQSSFSLPVSAGSSKQTPVQYEKDLSVTRQLPGALTQERLVNMTNCHNINLNINVNYHSN; from the exons GAAATCGGTTATTAACATTAGAGAAGATATTGATATaagtaaatttccaaaattattagCTTTTTTGAAGAGAAGAAATGAGGGATTTAAGCCAAAGAAGTCAAGAATTCTCACGTCTGAGCAGGTAGATCAGTTCTTACGGGAGGCTCCGGATGATAAATATTTAATGCTTAAg gttgCACTTATTTTGGGCGTTGCGGGAGCTTGTCGTGGAAAAGAGTTGGTTGATTTAGAAATCGACGATGTGAGAGATTTGGGCGATTCCTTCCTAATTGCGATTAGAAacaccaaaaataaaattgaccgaaattttgtgatcaaaaattcagaaaacagtgCCATCAGTTTTGtggcgatatttcgaaaatatgtggCATTGCGAAAGACAGGGAcacctcattcaaaattttttgttcaatacatCAACAAAGAATGTACTACGCGAGTAGTAGgaaaaaacatgtttggtacattTCCACGGCAAATAGCAGCTTTCTTGAAATTAGAAAATGCGACGTCTTATACGGGACATTGTTTTAGACGCACATCTGCGTCTTTGTTAGCTGATTCGGGAGCAACAATAGACGTGCTGAAGAGACATGGAGGATGGAAATCCTCCAACGTGGCCGAGGGATATATTGAATCGtctattaaaaataaacaaaaaatttcagataaaatatttGGTCAAGTCGCCGATTCGTCCACTATAGTTATGTCACAGTCCTCATTCTCGCTTCCTGTTTCCGCAGGATCTTCGAAACAAACACCAGTTCAATATGAAAAGGACCTATCTGTTACTCGTCAGTTACCTGGTGCATTAACCCAGGAAAGACTGGTCAATATGACGAACTGtcacaatattaatttgaatattaacGTTAATTACCATtctaattaa